The genome window GCGGACCGGGCAATATGTTTTAGATCAGCTGCGAAAACTCTCTGAGGTGTTTGAGCCGGTTGACATTCTAATTTCACGCAACGGAGCCTGGCACCTTAAGGGTATAGAGGTTGATCCAAAGAACGTCGTATTACATATTGATGTGGCTTTTGTGGCACTACATGGAGAATATGGTGAGGACGGAAAAGTGCAGGCGCTTTTGGAAAGGCACGGAGTTCCTTATACCGGATCAGATTCCATTTCTTCGGCTCTGGGGATGAATAAACACATAAGCAAAGAGATGTTCGAGCGAGAAGGAATCCGCTCTCCTCTGCATATTGTTTTAGATCCGCAGACGGATGATGTAGACGGTGCAGTAGAGAAGATCTCAAAAGAATTTCCTTTGCCAATGATAGTTAAGCCAGCTTCCGGTGGTTCGTCAGTTGGGGTATCACTAATATCAAGCTATGATCATCTTCGCGAGGCTGTTACTTTTGCTTTGGAGCATTCTAGAAAAGTATTGATAGAAGAATTTATTTCCGGACGTGAAGCAACTGTAGGCGTACTAGAAGATTTTCGAAACGAAGAGTTGTATTCGCTCTTACCGGTTGAAATCGCTCCTACTAAAGAGGTCTATGATTACGAAGATAAATATACCGGAGAGTCTAAAGGTATATATCCGGGTAATTTTTCCGAAGAAGAAAAAAGGATCCTGCAAGACTTGGCGCGCAACGCTCACAATGCACTCGGTTTACGGCACTATTCTCGTTCTGATTTTATAGTTGCTCCTGATGACATCTATATTCTAGAAGTTAATAGCCTTCCTGGATTAACGGAAACTTCTCATTTTCCAAAGTCGTTGGAGGTTCTCGGCATTGATCACCATTCCTTCATCGAACATTTGATATATCTTGCTCTGAATAAGTAGTCTCATGAAAGAAGAGAAAAATATAGGCAAAAAAGCAGAAGAAAGACTGGTTCATTTTCTTTGTTATAATTGTGAAAAATGGTGGTCTATTGGTGATCCACCTGATGATAGAGACGACTGGTATTGCCCTTGGTGCGGGAAGAAACAAGAGTTTACTGAAAGTTAAAAGCAGATCAAATTGTATCTGTTTGATCGTGCGTCAATCTTGCGTTAGAAATATAATAAGGTAGAATTCTAACGTGTCGGGCCCTTAGCTTAGTTGGTAGAGCGCCTCATTTGCACTGAGGAGGTCACCAGTTCGAGTCTGGTAGGGTCCACAGCGTTAAGAAAAACAGCACCTGCGTGCTGTTTTTTAGTTGCGGAAGGCGGAGCCATCTTTCAGCGAGCACGCTGAAAGGGCGAGCCGGGGTCGCGGAAATTGACAGCTGGCGAGCTGTCAATTATCTGTGACCACAAACAAAAGCAAAACAAAAAGCCCGCTAAATATCATTGGTATTTAGCGGTTTTGGTTTTCGAAATATTTGCTTTGAGCTGTAAAGGGGTCAAGTTGCCAGGTTGACACCTTCTTTTTCGACTTATTCAGTTTTCCACTTTTGGTATTTGGTTTTATGACCAGAAGAGATATATCTGTGCTAAGATGGGAAATATGCAAAAAAGTACTCTCTGGACTACGGTGATAGGTTTGGCGTTTCTCGTGGTTTTGGTACTCACTAACAGTCAAACCAATGATCAAAATCACAGCTCAGACCAGGAGGTCGTCAGTGAAGAGACGGACGAACAGAAAGATACCGCAAACAACACAGACACAACGTCTCTGTGTCCAATGGAGGATGAACCCATTGCCTTTATCACGCCCTCAGCCGTTGAGGGTTGGGATCGTGTAGTGATCGATGAGGATGCGTCGTCATACGCAAGGTATGCGTTCTCAGGCTCGGTGCTTTTGCCACCAGAGAGCACTATTGAGCCAATTGATCATTCATCATGGGATTATGAAGTCACATTTCCTTTAAGTAACGGTGACGAGGTAAGCGTAACTATATCTATTTACGAACTCTCGTCAGAGTCATTTATGTCGGGAAGTTACTCCCTTGTTGCTTATGATTATCTCGCCGATGTCTGGTATACAAATGCTGAGCGACCAGTTCACCAAAACACAAGAAGTGTGCACAATGTCTATAATTACGAAAAATGTGAAGCGGTTGCTGTGGGTGCTACCACACAAGATCCATTATCTTTTGCTCTGACCGGCGAATCTGCGCCCGATGTTTCTACCGGGCATAATATTTATAGAATGTCCGGCGGCGAAGATGGCTACTTCGGCGATGATCTTTTTGCTCTAATACATAAAAAGACCGATCCAAGCATTTCATCTTCACAACCTCCTTACATCATCAACTTTGGATATATGCATACCTCTCCGACTACGAGAGGTGAGGGAGCCAAGGAAGAGATTAGAGAGACGGTGGATTATATAGCTCAGTCGCTTGTGTATTATCCTTCACAGCCATAGAAAAAAGTAAGGGCCCTTAAGCCTTAAAAACCAAAATGAGGAACGGTATCAAAAGACACGTTATAAGCTATCTGGCAATTGGACTTGCTGCTTTTGCCCTGCTCTTTTTCATAGCTCCTCAAAATGTAAGAGCAACAAGTGATCCACCACCAATGGTCACCATAGAAGCCGAGTTAAATGATAATCTTTTTACACTGAAAAGAACTTGTTTGGATCAAAATTGTTTCTTTGTTCTTGAGGAAGATCAAACGGGTGATTTTTCTATAAAACGAGCTCACGACAAAGAAGATGAGTTCTCTATTCTTACTAGAGGAAGTGTATCGCGCGAAAACAATCGTATACGAATTCAACCTGATCCCTATAGCATAAGGTACAAAGACGTTCCCTTTCGCGAAGACGCGTTAGTAGAAGCGTTGAAGGTGTTGATTCAAGATGATATTTCCGACATCAAACCAGTTTTACTGCAAACATTTGAAGGATGGGCAAGAGTGGGAAGAGGGGCAAGCTTCACAGTTACTCCATATGAACCGAGCAAGGAAAGGGAACTTCAGAAAGACAAAAATAGACTTCTTGAGTGCTTCTTTAATGAGTACGAAC of Candidatus Campbellbacteria bacterium contains these proteins:
- a CDS encoding D-alanine--D-alanine ligase; the encoded protein is MSHEKIRVGVLRGGPSNEYEVSLRTGQYVLDQLRKLSEVFEPVDILISRNGAWHLKGIEVDPKNVVLHIDVAFVALHGEYGEDGKVQALLERHGVPYTGSDSISSALGMNKHISKEMFEREGIRSPLHIVLDPQTDDVDGAVEKISKEFPLPMIVKPASGGSSVGVSLISSYDHLREAVTFALEHSRKVLIEEFISGREATVGVLEDFRNEELYSLLPVEIAPTKEVYDYEDKYTGESKGIYPGNFSEEEKRILQDLARNAHNALGLRHYSRSDFIVAPDDIYILEVNSLPGLTETSHFPKSLEVLGIDHHSFIEHLIYLALNK